GGGTACGGGTTCCTGGCGGAGAACACCGAGTTCGCGCGGGCGTGCGAGAAGGCCGGGCTGGTGTTCATCGGGCCGCCCGCCGAGGCGATCGACGCCATGGGCGACAAGATCCGCGCCAAGCTGACCGTGCGCGCGGCCGGCGTGCCCGTCGTGCCGGGGCGGACCGAGGCCGGGATGACCGACGACGACCTGGTCGACGCGGCCCTGGAGATCGGGTTCCCGGTGCTGCTCAAGCCGTCCGCCGGCGGTGGCGGCAAGGGCATGCGGCTGGTGCACGCCGCCGAAGGGCTGTGGGACGCCATCGAGTCGGCTCGGCGCGAGGCGCGCGGGTCGTTCGGCGACGACACGTTGCTGATCGAGCGGTTCGTCACCAACCCGCGGCACATCGAGATCCAGGTGCTGGCCGACGCGCACGGCGGCGTCGTGCACCTCGGCGAGCGCGAGTGCAGCCTCCAGCGGCGGCACCAGAAGATCATCGAGGAAGCGCCCTCGCCGCTGCTGACGCCCGACGTGCGCGAGGCGATGGGGCAGGCGGCGGTGGACGCGGCCAAGTCCGTCGGGTACGTGGGCGCGGGCACGGTCGAGTTCATCGTCGACGGGACGACCGGCGACTACTACTTCATGGAGATGAACACCCGTCTCCAGGTCGAGCACCCGGTCACCGAGCTGGCCACGGGCATCGACCTCGTGGAGTGGCAGCTGCGCGTGGCCGCCGGCGAGCGGTTGGCGCTGGGGTCGGTGGAGCTGTCGCGGCACGCCGTCGAGGCCCGGGTGTACGCCGAGGACCCGGCGCGCGGGTTCCTGCCGACCGGTGGCACGGTGCTGGCGTTGCGCGAGCCGTCCGACGTGCGGGTGGACTCCGCGCTGTACGAGGGACTGACGGTCGGCAGCGACTACGACCCGATGCTGGCGAAGGTCATCGCGTCCGGGGACACGCGCGAGGAAGCGTTGCGGCGCTTGGACTCCGCGCTGGGGCGGATGGTCGTGCTGGGCGTGACGACGAACATCCCGTTCCTGCGGGCGTTGTTGCGCGACCCGGACGTGCGGGCCGGCGCGCTGGACACCGGTCTGGTGGAGCGCAAGCTGGACTCGTTGGTGCACGACGAGGTGCCCGAGGTGGTCTATGCCGCCGCCGCTCTGGAACGGCAGCTCGCCCCGCACGGCGACGACCCGTGGGACCAGCCGGGTGGCTGGCGGATCGGGGAGCACGCGTGGACCACGTGGCGCGTGGACGACGTGGACGTGCGCGTCCGGGGTTCGGAAGTCGTCGTGGGCGACGGCGAGGTGATGCGGCTGTCGGCGTCCGTTGTGGACGGTGACCTGGTCGTCGGCACCCGCCGGTACGCGATGGCCCGCGCCGGCGACGTGCTGTGGCTCGGCGCGGACGGCCACTCGTGGGCGTTGACCGAGCACGAGCAGTCCGAGGCCGCCTCGGCGGCCGACACGGGCACCGGCGGCCCGGTCACCAGCCCCATGCCCGGGACCGTGCTCGTGGTGCGCGCCGAGCAGGGCTCGCACGTGACCGCCGGGCAGGCGTTGTTCGTGGTCGAGGCCATGAAGATGGAGCACACCGTCACCGCACCCGTGGACGGCGTGCTCGCCGAAGTGAACGTCCAGGCCGGCCAACAGGTCGCGCTGGACCAGACCCTAGCCGTCGTCGTGCCGCACCAGGAGTGAGAGCGATGTTGGACTTCCGCCTTGACGAGGAGTACGAGGCGCTGCGCAAGACCGTCGAGGAGTTCGCGCGCGACGAGGTCGCACCGGTCATCGGCGAGTTCTACGAGCGCGAGGAGTTCCCCTACGAGATCGTCGCCAAGATGGGGCGGATGGGGCTGTTCGGGCTGCCGTTCCCCGAGGAGTACGGCGGCATGGGCGGCGACTACTTCGCGCTGTGCCTGGCGCTGGAGGAGCTGGCCCGGGTCGACTCCTCGGTGGCGATCACGCTGGAGGCGGGGGTCTCGCTGGGCGCGATGCCCCTGTACCGCTTCGGTTCTCCCGAGCAGAAGCAGGAGTGGCTGCCGCGGTTGACTTCGGGGGAGGCGCTGGGCGCGTTCGGCCTGACCGAGCCCGGCGGCGGCTCCGACGCCGGTGCCCTGCGCACGACCGCGCGGCTCGACGGTGACGAGTGGGTCCTGAACGGCACCAAGGCGTTCATCACCAACTCGGGCACGGACATCACCGGCCTGGTGACGGTCGCGGCCGTGACCGGTCGGCGGGAGAACGGCAAGCCGGAGATCTCGGCGATCCTGGTGCCGTCCGGCACGCCGGGGTTCACGGTGTCCCGCAAGTACTCCAAGGTCGGGTGGAACGCCTCCGACACGCGCGAGCTGTCGTTCCAGGACTGCCGGGTGCCGGCGGCGAACCTGGTCGGCGAGCGGGGCCGGGGTTACGCGCAGTTCCTCCAGACGCTGGACGAGGGCCGGGTGGCGATCGCCGCGCTGGGCGTCGGGTTGGCGCAGGGCTGCGTGGACGAGTGCCTGCGGTACGTGCGCGAGCGCGAGGCGTTCGGCCGCAAGATCGGCGAGTACCAGGCCATCCAGTTCAAGATCGCCGAGATGGAGGCCCGCACCCACACCGCGCGCCTGGCGTACTACCAGGCGGCGGCGAAGATGCTGCGCGGCGAACCGTTCAAGCGCGAGGCGGCGATCGCGAAGCTGGTGTCGTCGGAGACGGCGATGGACAACGCGCGCGAGGCGACGCAGATCTTCGGCGGGTACGGGTTCATGAACGAGTTCCCGGTGGGCCGGTTCTACCGGGACGCGAAGATCCTGGAGATCGGCGAGGGCACCAGCGAGGTGCAGAAGATGCTGATCGCCCGCGAACTGGGCCTGCACTAGTTCTGCGGTCCCACCAGTTCGTCCAGGTACTCCCGCGCCGACTTCGCCGCGGTGAGCGGGGCCGCCTGGCCCGCCCAGAGGCTGACGTAGTCGGCCAGGCCCCGCTCCGCCGCCGCCTTCCGCAGGGGCTGCATCAGGGCGTTCTGCACCGGGTAGTGGGGGAGGTCGGCACCGGCCAGCTCGTCGACCAGCCCGTTGTGGATCCCCCGCGCCATCCGCCCCGAGAACACCTTCGTCAGCACGGTGACCTTGGCGGCGTCACTGTGCAGCATCCGCTTGTGCACCTCACTCGCGTTGGATTCGCGCGTGCCGAGGAACCCGGTGCCGATCTGCACCCCGTCCGCCCCCAACGCCCGCGCCGCCGCGATCCCCCGCCGGTCCCCGATGCCGCCGGCGGCGATGACGGGGAGTGACACCGCGTCCACCACCTGCGGCACCAGCGAGAACGTGCCCACCAGCGAGTGCTCCACCGGCTTGAGGAACGCCCCGCGGTGACCGCCGGCGTCACTGCCCGACGCCACGACCGCGTCCACGCCGGCGGCCTCGAGCGCCACCGCCTCGTCCACGGTGGTGGCCGTGCCGAGGGTGACGATGCCCTTCCGCTTCGCTTCCGCGAGGACGTCCTGTGGCGGGATGCCCATGACGAAACTGATCACGGGCGGGCCGGCGGCCAGCAGCGCCTCGACCTGGGCGGTGAAGTCGGGTAGGTCGAGGTGGTCGGGCGGGTCGCCGAGGTCGAGTCGTCGGTAGAGGGGTGCCAGCCGTTCTCGGTAGGGTGCGAGGTCGACGGGGGCGTCTTCGCCGGGCTGCGGAACCCACAGGTTGACCGCGAACGGGCGGGCGGTGGCGGCTCGGAGGTCGGCGACCAGTCGGGTAATGGCGTCGGGGCGGAGGTGGTGGGCGCCGAAGGACCCGAGTGCTCCACCCCCGGACACGGCGGCGGCGAGCGCGACGGACGACAGCCCGCCGCCGAACGGGCCTTGCACGATCGGGTGCGCGATCCCCAGCAGGTCGAGGAGCCGCGAGGGTGATGTCATGGCGGGGAAGGTAGACGACCGGTCAACTATTCCGCAATAGTTGACCGGTCGTCTACTGTGTGGCGCGTGGGACGGAGCAGTGATGCGCGGGAGAAGTTGCTGGGTGCGGCCTGCGAGCTGATGCGGGCGCGCGGGTACGGGGCGATCGGGGTCGCCGAGATCTGCGAGCGGGCCGGGGTGCGGAAGGGCAGCTTCTACTACTTCTTCGAGTCGAAGCAGGCGCTGACGGTCGAGGCGCTGCGGCACGCCTGGGAGGAGGAGAGCGCGGCCTGGCGAGCGGTTCTCGGGGGCGGGGGTCACCCGTTCCGGCGACTGGAAGCACTCCTCCGGGCGCAGGTGAAGGCCCAGTACGACAGCAAGCGGGACGTCGGCGTGGTGCGCGGGTGCCTGTACGGCAACCTGGTGCTGGAGGTCGGGGGGAACGACGAGGCCGTCCACGCGTGCCTGGCGGAGATCTTCGACCAGCAGGTCGCGATGGTGCACAACGTCCTGCACGAGGCACACGCGGAGGGAATGCTCCCGACGGACCGCGCCACCCGCGCCCACGCCCGCGCGGTGCTCGCCCAGCTGGAGGGCATGGTGCTGTTCGCGAAGCTCGACAACGACCCGCAGCTGCTGGACACCCTGTGGGAGCACGTGGAGGGGGTGCTCGCGCTGAACTGAGGCCGGTGGTCAGCCGTCGAAGCGGCCGTGGCGGCCCTCGCCGGCCAGGAAGCGGGACAGGCCCGACTCCACGTCCCGCAGCGACACCATCCCGTGGTGCATCTCGTTGGCCAGCGCGTCCGCCTCCGCCAACCCCTCCTGCTCCAGCACCGACAACCGGTCCTCCCGCAAGCACAGCTGTGGGAAGGCCGCGATCTCCCGCGCCAACCCCTCGGCCGCCGCCCGGGACGTCCCGGCGGGCACCACCCGGTTCGCCAACCCGATCGACAACGCCTCCGCCGCGTCCACCGGCCGCCCGGTCAGCACCAGGTCCAGCGCCCGGGACGTCCCGATCAACCGGGGCAGCCGCACCGTCCCCCCGTCGATCAGCGGCACGCCCCACCGCCGGCAGAAGACGCCGAACACCGCGTCCTCCTCGACCACCCGCAGGTCGCACCACAGCGCCAGCTCCAACCCGCCCGCCACCGCCGGACCGGCCACCGCCGCGATCACCGGCTTCGACAGCCGCATCCGCGTCGGCCCCATCGGACCGGTGGGTGAGAGCGGGTCGTTGCTGCGGGCCGTGCCCAGGGCCTTCAGGTCCGCGCCCGAGCAGAACACGCCGCCCTCGCCGTGCAGCACGGCCACCGACAGCTCCGGGTCCTCGTCGAACTCGCGGAACACCTCGGTGAGGGTGTGCGCCGTCGGGCCGTCCACCGCGTTGCGCACCTCGGGGCGGTTCAGCAACACCGTGCACACCGGTCCGGACCGTTCCACGCGTACGGAACTCACGCGGTCCAAGGTACTACCGGGCGGTAATGTCGGGGGCGGCGGAATTTGGGGGTGCTGATCATGCCCGAGCGGCCTAACGTCGTGCGCGTGAGCGATCACAGCCAGGCGGTGGCCGCGCTGCGCGGCCAGTACGAAGCGATCCCCGCGGGTGCGCCCGTGCGGCTCGCGAAGCCGACGTCGAACCTGTTCCGGTTCCGCGCCGACCAACCCGGGGGGCTCGACGTGGCCCGCTTCAACCGGGTGCTCTCAGTCGACCCCGACGCGATGACCGCGCAGGTCCAGGGCATGACGACTTACGAGGACCTGGTCGACGCCACCCTCCCGCACGGCCTCATGCCCCTGGTCGTGCCCCAGCTCAAGACCATCACCCTGGGCGGCGCGGTCGCGGGCCTGGGCATCGAGTCCAGCTCGTTCCGCAACGGCCTGCCGCACGAGTCCGTGCGCGAACTGGAGGTCATGACCGGCGACGGCGAGGTCGTCGTGGTCGGCCCGGAGGACGACCTGTTCCGCGGTTTCCCGAACTCGTACGGCACCCTCGGCTACACGCTCCGGCTGGAGATCGAGCTCGAACGCGTGCACCCCTTCGTCAAGCTGCGGCACGTCCCGTTCGGCAGCGCGGAGGAGTGCGCCGAGGTCATCGAAGCGGTCTGCGCGGAACGGACGTACCAGGGCGAACCGGTCGATTTCGTCGACGGCACGGTGTTCTCCGGGACCGAGCAGTACCTGACCCTGGGCAGTTGGGCCGACCGCGCCCCGTACCGCTCCGACTACACCGGCAACGCCATCTACTACCGCTCGATCCAGTCCCGCCGCACCGACTACCTGACCGTGCGGGACTACCTGTGGCGCTGGGACACCGACTGGTTCTGGTGCTCCCGGGCCTTCGGCGTCCAGCACCCCGTGGTCCGACGGCTGGTGCCCAAGCGGTACCTGCGGTCGGACGTCTACCGCAAGATCGTCGCGTGGGACCGCAGGCGCGGCTTCTCCGCCAAGCTCAGCAAGGCGGTGCAGGAACCGGTCATCCAGGACGTCGAGATCCCGGTGGACCGCCTCGCCGAGTTCCTCGACTTCTTCCACCGCGAGATCGGCATCGAGCCGGTCTGGCTGTGCCCGGTGCGGCTGCGCGACCGCACCGGCTGGCCGCTGTACCCGATGGACCCGGACGTGCTGTACGTCAACGTCGGCTTCTGGTCCACAGTGGACCTGAGGCCGGGCGAGCCGATGGGCAGCCGCAACCGGTTGATCGAGGACAAGGTCACCGAGCTGGGCGGGCACAAGTCGTTGTACTCGGACTCCTACTACGAGGAGCAGGAGTTCTGGGACAACTACAACGGTCCCACCTACCGGGAGCTGAAGAAGCGGTACGACGCCGCGAGCCGGCTCCCGGACCTGTACACCAAGTGCGTTCTCCGCGGGTAGAGGAGTGGTCCATGCGGTTGGCCGAGGTGTTCCAGCGCGCGGTCGGGGGCGACCGGGCGGTGGGGTTCAGCGCGTACGACGGCAGCAAGGCCGGGCCGGACGACGCGGGTGTGCGCATCGAGGTGCGGTCGCCGGAAGCCTTGTCGTACCTGGCGTCCGCGCCGGGCGAGCTGGGGCTGGCCCGCGCCTACGTCACCGGTCACCTGGAGATCATCGGTGACGTCTACGGCGCGTTGAGGAGTCTGTCGGAGATCTCGCTGCGGGAAGTGCCGTGGGCCGAAAGGCTTTCGCTGCTCGGCACGCTCGGGCGCGAGCGGCTGAGGTCGAGAGTCGAGATCCCGCCGCAGGAGCGGCGGCTGCACGGGCTGCGGCACTCCAAGGCCCGCGACCGCGAGGCGATCGCGCACCACTACGACGTCTCGAACACGTTCTACGAGTGGATCCTCGGCCCGTCCATGGCCTACACGTGCGCCGTGTACCCGACGGCGGAGTCCACCCTGGAGCAGGCGCAGTTCGCCAAGCACGACCTGGTGGCGCGCAAGCTCGGGCTCAAGCCCGGGATGCGGCTGCTGGACGTCGGCTGCGGCTGGGGCGGCATGGTCATGCACGCCGCGCGCGAGTACGGCGTGAAGGCCCTGGGCGTCACGTTGTCGCGCAACCAGGCCGAATGGGCGCAGAAGGCGATCGTCGAGGCCGGGCTGTCGGACCTGGCGGAGGTGCGCTACCTGGACTACCGGGACGTCCGCGAGACCGGGTTCGACGCCATCAGCTCCATCGGCCTGACCGAGCACATCGGCAAGGCCAAGCTGCCCGCCTACTTCCGGCACCTGTACCGCAAGCTCAAGCCCGGCGGCCGGATGCTCAACCACTGCATCACCCGACCGGACAACAAGCAGCGGGCGCGCACGGGCGGGTTCATCAACCGGTACGTGTTCCCGGACGGCGAGCTGGTCGGCCCCGGCCACCTCGTGTCCCTGATGCACGACACCGGTTTCGAGGTGCGGCACGAGGAGAACCTGCGCGAGCACTACGCGATGACGCTGGCCGCGTGGTGCGAGAACCTCGACAAGCACTGGGACGAGGCCGTGGACGAGGTCGGCCTGGGCCGGGCACGCGTGTGGCGGCTGTACCTGGCGGCGTCCCGGCTCGGGTTCGAGCGCAACAACATCCAGCTGCACCAGGTGCTGGGCGTGAAGCTGGACGGGACCAAGTCCCACATGCCGCTGCGCCCCGACTGGCTCAGCTGACGTGGAACGAACCCGCGGGGCCTCCCACCGGCCTCGCGGGTTCTTCGTGCCGGGCTCACGTGAGCTGGTCGGCGATCTGCTTGGCCTGGTTGGCCGGGATCGCGAACCCGATCCCCACGCTGCCCGCCTGGCCGTTGTCCGACGCGGGCGAGTAGATCGCCGAGTTGATGCCGATCACCTGGCCGGCCGCGTTGATCAGCGGTCCGCCCGAGTTGCCCGGGTTGATCGACGCGTCGGTCTGGATGGCCTGGTAGCTGACGTTCGAGCGGCGGGTCGCGCCGGGCACGGTGACCGTGCGGTCCAGGGCGCTGACGATGCCGGACGTGACCGTGCCCTGCAGGCCCTCGGGCGAGCCGATCGCCACGACCTGGTCGCCGATCTTGACGTCGTCCGAGTCGGCGAAGGTGGCGGGCGTCAGGCCGGAGACGCCGACCGCCTGCACCATGGCCAGGTCGCTGGCCGGGTCGGTGCCGACGACCTTCGCGTCCACCGTGCGGCCGTCGTTCAGCGTCACGGTGACCTTCTGCGCGCCGGCGACGACGTGGTTGTTGGTGAGGATGCGGCCGTCCGAGGACAGCACCACCCCTGACCCGAGTCCCTGGCCCTGCGCCCCGGCGACGTTCACCTGGACCACGCTCGGCAGCACCTTGGCGGCGACCGCCGAGACGTCCAGAGTGGACGAACCCGAGTTGAGGGCGACCGGCGTGCTGGACGTGCCGACGGTCTCGCCGGGCGCGTTGAGGGCGCCGACCACACCGCCCGTCACACCGCCGAACAACGCGGCGACCAGGGCGGCCGTCGTGACGGCGGTGCCGGTGCGCCGCCAGAACGGCTTCACCGCGGGTGCCGGCTCCGGTTCGATCAACGACCCGCTCATGGCGGGGAATCCCTGTGTCATGCACCCAGCGTCGCGCCGGCAGCTATGAGCAAGCTGAGCGTCGGCCTAGGCTTTGCCAAGAACCTCGGCGACCTCGTCCGCGCTCCACAGCGCCGTGCCGAACAGCGGCCCCTGCGCCCCGGTCACGCCCAGCTCGCGCAGCCGCCGCGCCTCGAACTCCGTGCGGACACCCGCCGCGTACAAGGGGATGCCGAGCGTCCGCGCCCACGTGAGCAGCGCCACGGCCGCGCTCTCGTCCACCCGGTTCGCGCCCTCGGCCAGCCCGCGGACGGGCGAGCCCTGGAACTTCACCCCGTGCAGCGGCAGCCGCCGCAGCCGGTCCACCGGGACGTTGCCGCCGCCCACCTGGTCCAGCACGAACCGCACCCCGTGCTCGGCCAGGATCGCCAGCTCCTCCGCCTGGTCGTCGTTGATCAGCGCGGGCAGCCGCTCGCCGAGCTCGAAGCGCAGCATCGACGCGGGCAGCCCGCTGTCCCGCAGCAGCCGGCGCACCTCGGCCACCAGCTCCGGCTCCTGGCACTGCCGCGCGGTCAGGTCCATGGTCAGCACCGGCGCGGCCGACCCGAACCGCCGGTACCAGTCGCCCGCGTGCCGGCACGCCTGCTCCACCGCGAACCAGCCCAGCCGCGCCGCCATCCCCGTGCACGCCGACAGGGACGCCAGCGACGCCGGGTCCAGGTAGCCCTCGGTCGGGTGGTCCCAGCCCAGCCGGGCCTCCACGGCGACCAGCGACCCGTCCACCAGCGACCGCACGGGTTCGTAGTCCACCCGGAAGTCGCCCTGCTCCAGCCCACCGGACACCGACGCCGCCAGCATCAGCCGCCGCCGGTCCCGGTCGTCCCGGGCCTTGTCGTACAGCGCCCACTGCGCCTTGCCGTCGTCCTTGGCCCACCGCAGCGTCACGTCCGCGCACCGCATCAGCTCGGACGCGTCCGCACCCCGCGCGGCCCGCACGACGATCCCGACGCTGGCGGTGACCCCGATCCCGTGCTCACCCACCCACACGGGCTCGGCGAGCAGCTCCACGGCCTCCTCGACCAGCGCGACGACCGATGCCACGTCCACCGGGTCCCGCACCAGCACCCCGAACTCGTCCGGCCCGATCCGCGCGAGCTGCCCGACCGTCCCGAACACGCTCCGCAGGTGCCCCGCGACGAGCGTGAGCACCCGGTTCCCCACTTCGTGCCCGAACGCGTCGTTCACCACCCGGAACCCGTCGATGTCGAACACCACCAGCGCGAGCGTCCCCGGCCCCTTCGACCCGACCGCGCCCTCCAGCCAACCGAGGAACTGCACCCGGTTCGCCAGCCCGGTCTGGACGTCGTTGAGGCTCTGCCGGAGCAGTTGGGACTGCAACGCCCGCACCTCGTCGAGGTTCTCGACCATCGCCACGTGGTAGGCGGGCGCCCCGGAGTCGTCCCGCACCAACGACACGGCGACCACGACGTCGATCACCTCACCGTCAGCCCGCACCATCCGCCTCTCGGCCCGGACGTGGTCCCGCGCACCGGAAGCGAGGACGGCGGCCACCTCGTCCACGGAGTGCCGGTCGTCGGGGTGCATGAGGTCGCGCGCGTCGCGCCCGGCGAGCTCGTCGGGTTCGTAGTCGAGGAGGGTGAGGAGGGCGTCGTTGAAGTCGAGGATCTCGGAGTCGAGGCCCGTCACGGCGATTCCGACCGCGGAGGTCCGGAACACGGCCCGGAACTTCGCCTCACTGGCCCGCAGGGCGGCCTCGGTGTCCCGGATCGTCTGCACGACCGCGGACCTGTTGCGTTCTTGCTGGTCCAGGGTCTTCTCGCGAAGCGCCTCACTGAACCCGGCCGCGATACCGCCCAGGACTGCCACCAGCCGGTCCGTGCGGGTGGTGCGGAGGTGTTCGCCGACGAAGGTGAGGGTCTGTTCGAGGGTCGCGGGCGAGGCGAACCCCAGCTCGACCAGCGCTCGACCGACATCCTGCACGGAGGAGTCCCGCACTGCGGCGGCGTGGAGGCGATCGGTCAGGTCGAGGAGGTCGTCGGGCCGCGCCCCGATGGCAGCCGCCCAGCCGCGGGCGAACTCGTTCCGCGCGTCGGCGACCCCGTCGTAAGCCGTCCCTGCCTGGTCGACCATCATCATCCAGCTCTTGAACGCCCGATCCTCGTAGACCCACCCGGTTGCCCGGCCGGTCGGTCGATCAGATCACCGGGGTAGGCCCAGTTGCGCAACTCCTGGATGAATGTCACTCGAATGGAGCACGGGGGAACGCCGTCAAGCCTACTGCGGCGCGATCCAGTAGACGCAAGACGACCTTGTTGCCACCCAATGGCCGCAAGCGGCCAGCGCGCAGCGCGGCTTTTTGCGTGTGGTGGTCCCAACCACAGGTGGAGGGCCTCGGTTCCCCCGCCGTATGGCCTGCCCGAAGGGCTACCACAGATTTTCCGGGGTGCAGCCGAAAGTTTTTGCGAGGAACGAGCAAAAAGTTTTAGCGGCACCCCGGGAAATCTGTGGTTGGCTCCGCCAGGCCATACGGCGGGGGAACCGACGCCCTTCACCCCCCGCTGGCGGCCTGCCGCGCGGCGAGCGCCGCTTTTCATCTTTCGAGCGCTTCGCGCGTACCAGCGCGAAGCGCGTTCGGCTTGAGAGCGAAGCGTTCCGGCTTAAAGCGCTTAAAAGCGAAAAGCGCCTCGCCGGCGGGCAGGCCACCAAAGATGACTCAACTGCAACGGCGGGGGCTTCTTGCTTTTGCCATCTCCGTATGACCTGGCGGAGCCTACCACAGATTTCCCCGGGTGCCGCTAAAACTTTTTGCTCGTTCCTCGCAAAAACTTTCGGCTGCACCCGGGGAAATCTGTGGTAGCCCTTCGGGCAGGCCATACGGAGATGACAAAAGCAAGAAGCCCAGGTTGGGTTGTGTCCTCTCCGGTGGACTGCCGCCCGGCAACGCCGGGAACTGCCCACTCGGCAAGGCGGGTGGACTGCCGCTTGTCGGCTTCGTCGAAAGGCTGTGTTCTGGAGGGTGGGACCGGGGCTGGCGAAGAGTCCCGGTCCCACCGGTTTTCGGGGTGCGTTAGGCGTGTTCCGGAGGGCTGATCTTGGACTCCGGCAGGGCGGATGCCGTGGTGCCCCACTTGTCCAGGATTCGTTGGTACGTCCCGTCCTTGATGAGCTTGTTCACCGCTGCCTGGAAGGCCGGGGTCAGTGGCGAGCCCTTCTTGAAGGCGAAGCCCACGTCCAACCGCTTGAACTCGTTCAGGAACTTCAGGTTCGGCTGGTTGGCGGCCGCGTGGCGGAGGCCGTTGATGGTGCTCATGATGACGTCGAAGTGGCGTTGTTGCAGGCCCAGGTAGATGGCCGCGTTTTCGGAGAAGGTCAGGACCTCGTACGCCGGTTTGCCGGCGTCCGGGCAGATGTGCTTCTCGCGTTCCAGGGTGGCCTCGAAGGTCGTGCCGGCTCCTACGCCGATCTTCAGGCCGCACAGCTGTAGCAGGTTCTCCACCTTCTGGAAGCGGTCGTCGTCCTTGCGGATGGCGAAGCCTTGGCCGTCGTTGATGTAGGTGACGAAGTCGATGGTCTTGAGCCGCGCCTCGGTGACGCCGAAGTTGCCGGTGCCCACCTCGTACTTGCCGGAGGTGAGCGCCGGCAGGATGGCCTCGAAGCTCGCCACCTCGCGCTCGATCCGCACGCCCAGGACCTTGCCGACCGCCTCGGCGATGTCGATGTCCTGGCCCAGCACGGTCTTGTTGTCCTCGGCGTAGTACGACGACGGTGGCTGGCCGCCCACGGACGAGCCGAACTTCACCACGCCGGCCTGCCGGGTCGCCTCGGGGAGCAGGGCGGCGATGGTCTCGTCCTTGGCCAGCGCGGAGACGACGTCGACCGATGGTTGTACGCCGTTGTCCGGGCTTGCGGCGGGCGCACCGCAGCCGGAGACCACCAAGGCCAGCAGCGTGGTCAGCAACAGCAGGGTTCTGGTGCGCATGGGGGTGGAGTCCTTCGTCGTCATCCGTCTACCGCGATGGATTCGCGTTGCGGGGGCGGGGTGGGGGCCTTGGCTTGCTCGCGTTTGGCTACTTCCTCGCGGACGATCGGGATCACGTACCGGCCGAAGTCGATGGCGTCGTCGAGGGTGTCGTAGCCGCGTGCGGAGAAGATGTCGACGCCGAGGTCGTAGTAGTCCAGCAGGGCCTGCGCCACCGTTTCCGGGGTGCCGACCAGGGCGTTCGAGTTGCCGGCGCCGCCGGTCGCGGCGGCTGTGGGTGTCCACAGTGCACGGTCGAAGCGCTCGCCGCGGGCGGCGATCTCCAGCAGGCGTTGAGAGCCGGTGTTCTGGGGGTTGGTCAGGGAGTGCCTGCGGGTCAACGTCTTGCCGCCGGACGTGCGCTGCTTGATGGCGTCGACCGTCCGGTGCGCCTTCTCCCACGCCAAGTCCTCGGTCGCGCCGAGGATCGGGCGGAACGCCACCTGGATGCGCGGGGTGTCGGTGCGGCCGGCGGCGCGGGCGGCTTCTCGAACGGACTCGATCTGTGCGGCCGTGTCGGCGAGTGGTTCGCCCCAGAGGCAGAAAATGTCTGCTACCGCACCACCTGCCTTGTACGCGGCGGGGGACGAGCCGCCGAACGACACGTCGGGCCTCGGCTGTTGGACCGGGAAGACGTCGCTCACGAAGTCGGCGAACTTGTAGTGCTGCCCCTCGTGGTCGAAGGGCTCGTGCGAGGTCCAGGCCTTCTTGACGATCCGGATGTACTCCTCGGTGCGCGAGTATCGCTCGTCCTTGGTCAGGTAGTCGCCC
This DNA window, taken from Saccharothrix variisporea, encodes the following:
- a CDS encoding LLM class flavin-dependent oxidoreductase; the encoded protein is MPVEFLGIGGTNDGSETHARSGASFDKDYTLRLARAHEEHGWDRVLFAYGSGSPDPAQAAAYVATKLDKLQILLAHRPNVSYPTFAAKTFATLDRISDGRLTVHFITGGTDHEQQREGDYLTKDERYSRTEEYIRIVKKAWTSHEPFDHEGQHYKFADFVSDVFPVQQPRPDVSFGGSSPAAYKAGGAVADIFCLWGEPLADTAAQIESVREAARAAGRTDTPRIQVAFRPILGATEDLAWEKAHRTVDAIKQRTSGGKTLTRRHSLTNPQNTGSQRLLEIAARGERFDRALWTPTAAATGGAGNSNALVGTPETVAQALLDYYDLGVDIFSARGYDTLDDAIDFGRYVIPIVREEVAKREQAKAPTPPPQRESIAVDG